A part of Eschrichtius robustus isolate mEscRob2 chromosome 20, mEscRob2.pri, whole genome shotgun sequence genomic DNA contains:
- the GOSR2 gene encoding Golgi SNAP receptor complex member 2, whose product MEPLYQQTHKQVHEIQSHMGRLETADKQSLHLVENEIQASIDQIFSHLERLEILSSKEPPNKRQNAKLRVDQLKYDVQHLQTALQNFQHRRYAREQQERQREELLSRTFTTNDSDTTIPMDEPLQFNSSLQKIHHGMDDLIGGGHSILAGLRAQRLTLKGTQKKILDIANMLGLSNTVMRLIEKRAFQDKYFMIAGMLLTCVVMFLVVQYLT is encoded by the exons ATGGAGCCGCTGTACCAGCAAACGCACAA GCAGGTCCACGAGATCCAGTCTCACATGGGACGCCTGGAGACAGCCGACAAGCAGTCTCTGCACT TAGTAGAAAACGAAATCCAAGCAAGCATAGACCAGATATTCAGCCATCTAGAGCGTCTGGAGATCTTGTCCAGCAAGGAGCCTCCTAACAAAAGACAGAATGCCAAACT TCGTGTCGACCAGTTAAAGTATGATGTCCAGCACCTGCAGACTGCTCTCCAAAACTTCCAGCATCGGCGGTACGCAAGGGAGCAGCAGGAAAGACAGCGAGAAGAGCTTCTGTCCCGCACCTTCACCACTAAT GACTCTGACACCACCATACCAATGGATGAGCCACTGCAGTTTAACTCCTCCCTCCAGAAAATTCACCACGGCATGGATGACCTCATTGGAGGCGGGCACAGTATTCTGGCGGGACTGAGGGCCCAGAGACTGACCTTGAAG GGGACCCAGAAGAAGATCCTCGACATCGCCAACATGCTCGGCTTGTCCAACACAGTGATGCGGCTCATCGAGAAGCGAGCTTTCCAGGACAAGTACTTCATGATCGCCGGGATGCTGCTCACCTGTGTGGTCATGTTCCTCGTGGTGCAGTACCTGACCTGA